Proteins co-encoded in one uncultured Draconibacterium sp. genomic window:
- a CDS encoding beta-L-arabinofuranosidase domain-containing protein: MKLLKPIVGIILVFCAWGINSVFAQSGDQILDGIGETGLIARYTFEENVKDWSRNNLHGNIEGIGYEFINDEIFGKVISLAGDGKTYITIPGELLAGEESVSISAWVYLRSAKAGAPLFDFGKNNKSTFSAAPEGENGYVAQVGDYTASSPSAALYKWNHVVVVVNVPEKTFSTYLNAEMVSEVKDVKVELKQLFDARKGNNDQFIIGKALTSGDASIDAKLHDFRIYRIPLSKRQIGWINFSALHKEEAEEMMRNKQEPDLPKFSETTPQLYTQYLTGVQTIEIETEVGFLPRLPRFVKGVYSNDFEGPEVRVLWPAPEDNSEVKSAGKYTVTGRVAGSDIQPKAIVTVVEHDHKHHAPLRTLEAFDLDEVQLTEDLHHHETKFVENRDKFVNGLLETNPDDFLYMFRNAFGQEQPAGAEPLGGWDSQETKLRGHATGHYLSALAQAYSSTAYDAAIQAKFAEKMEYMVNTLYELSQLSGTPKIAGGEFIADPLAIPPGPGKDGFDSDLSEDGIRTDYWNWGKGFISAYPPDQFIMLEHGAKYGTDNDKVWAPYYTLHKILAGLMDVYEVSGNEKALDIVEGMGDWVYARLSVVPTETLISIWNTYIAGEFGGMNEALARLSRLTNESRYLETAKLFDNIRVFFGDAEHSNGLAKNVDLFRGLHANQHIPQIMGALEIYRDSKEPEYFDIADNFWNKTTGDYMYSIGGVAGARNPANAECFTAEPATLYENGFAVGGQNETCATYNMLKLSRNLFLYNQQAQLMDYYERGLYNHILASVDKHTPANTYHVPLRAGSVKHFTNAHMDGFTCCNGTALESNTKLQNSIYFRSANNDALFVNLYVPSILKWTDKDITVTQTTAYPKEDHTTLTISGSGKFDLNVRVPHWATEGFFVTINGKKQDITTEPGTYLTISRKWKDGDQVELRMPFHFYLEPVMDQQNVASLFYGPVLLAAQEDGPRKEWRKVTLDAEDISKSISGDPEKLEFEIDGVTYKPFYETYGRHSVYLDVTLK, from the coding sequence ATGAAATTATTAAAGCCGATCGTTGGAATAATACTTGTTTTTTGTGCCTGGGGTATAAATTCAGTATTTGCACAAAGCGGTGATCAGATTTTAGACGGAATTGGTGAAACCGGATTAATTGCCCGTTATACGTTTGAAGAAAATGTAAAAGACTGGTCGAGAAATAACCTGCATGGAAACATTGAGGGAATCGGTTACGAATTTATAAACGATGAAATATTCGGCAAAGTAATCTCATTGGCGGGCGACGGAAAAACATATATTACTATTCCCGGCGAGTTACTGGCAGGCGAGGAGTCAGTAAGTATTTCTGCCTGGGTTTATTTGCGCTCGGCCAAAGCTGGTGCGCCGCTTTTTGATTTTGGCAAAAACAATAAATCGACTTTCAGTGCAGCCCCTGAAGGAGAAAATGGTTATGTGGCACAAGTGGGTGATTATACCGCAAGTTCGCCGTCTGCAGCATTGTATAAATGGAATCACGTAGTGGTGGTGGTTAATGTTCCTGAAAAAACATTTTCAACTTACCTGAACGCAGAAATGGTTAGCGAAGTAAAAGATGTTAAGGTGGAACTAAAACAACTGTTCGATGCCCGTAAAGGCAATAATGATCAGTTTATTATCGGAAAAGCGTTAACCTCAGGAGATGCTTCTATTGATGCAAAACTGCACGATTTTCGTATTTACCGGATTCCTTTAAGCAAAAGACAAATTGGATGGATTAACTTTAGTGCTTTGCATAAAGAGGAGGCAGAAGAAATGATGCGTAACAAGCAAGAGCCGGATCTTCCAAAGTTTTCGGAAACAACACCACAGCTTTATACCCAGTATTTAACAGGCGTTCAAACTATTGAGATAGAAACAGAAGTGGGTTTTTTGCCTCGTTTGCCACGTTTTGTAAAAGGTGTTTACAGCAACGATTTCGAGGGGCCTGAGGTACGTGTGCTTTGGCCTGCCCCTGAAGATAACAGCGAAGTTAAAAGTGCCGGAAAATATACTGTGACCGGACGAGTTGCCGGAAGCGATATTCAACCTAAAGCAATTGTTACAGTGGTAGAACACGATCACAAACATCATGCGCCACTCCGCACGTTGGAGGCTTTTGATTTGGATGAGGTACAATTAACTGAAGATTTACATCACCACGAAACAAAATTTGTAGAGAATCGCGATAAATTCGTTAATGGTTTGTTGGAAACCAATCCTGATGATTTCCTTTACATGTTCCGCAATGCTTTTGGACAGGAACAACCTGCAGGAGCCGAGCCTCTGGGGGGATGGGATAGCCAGGAAACAAAACTTCGTGGTCATGCCACCGGCCATTACCTGAGTGCCTTGGCACAGGCTTATTCAAGTACTGCTTACGATGCTGCTATTCAGGCTAAGTTTGCCGAAAAGATGGAGTACATGGTGAATACGCTGTATGAGTTGTCGCAATTATCGGGAACTCCAAAAATAGCAGGTGGTGAATTTATTGCTGATCCCCTGGCTATTCCTCCTGGACCGGGAAAGGATGGTTTTGATTCGGACTTAAGCGAAGATGGTATTCGCACCGATTACTGGAACTGGGGCAAGGGATTTATTAGTGCTTATCCGCCGGATCAGTTTATTATGCTGGAACACGGCGCAAAATATGGAACCGATAACGATAAAGTTTGGGCACCGTATTATACGTTGCACAAAATATTGGCAGGTTTAATGGATGTTTACGAAGTGAGTGGCAACGAAAAAGCGCTAGACATCGTTGAAGGAATGGGCGACTGGGTGTATGCACGTTTAAGTGTGGTGCCAACCGAAACGCTTATCAGCATTTGGAATACTTACATTGCCGGCGAATTTGGTGGAATGAATGAAGCATTGGCACGATTAAGCCGCCTGACCAACGAGTCTCGTTACCTGGAAACAGCAAAGTTATTCGATAACATCCGTGTATTTTTTGGCGATGCCGAACATTCGAACGGACTGGCGAAAAACGTAGATCTGTTCCGTGGTTTACATGCCAACCAGCACATTCCGCAAATTATGGGGGCATTGGAAATCTATCGCGATTCGAAGGAGCCGGAATATTTCGATATTGCTGATAACTTCTGGAATAAAACCACCGGAGATTATATGTACAGTATTGGAGGTGTGGCAGGAGCCCGTAACCCCGCCAATGCCGAATGTTTTACTGCTGAGCCGGCAACACTTTACGAAAACGGTTTTGCGGTAGGCGGACAGAACGAAACATGTGCAACCTATAACATGCTAAAATTGAGCCGCAATCTGTTTCTGTATAATCAGCAAGCCCAATTGATGGATTATTACGAGCGCGGGCTTTACAATCATATTCTGGCGTCGGTTGATAAGCATACTCCTGCAAATACCTACCATGTGCCTTTGCGTGCCGGTTCGGTAAAGCATTTTACGAATGCGCATATGGACGGTTTTACCTGTTGTAACGGTACGGCTTTGGAGAGCAATACAAAACTTCAGAACTCGATTTATTTCCGAAGTGCAAATAACGATGCTTTGTTTGTAAACCTTTATGTACCATCAATTCTGAAATGGACAGATAAGGACATTACCGTTACGCAAACAACGGCTTATCCAAAAGAAGACCACACAACATTAACCATCAGCGGTAGTGGCAAATTCGATTTGAATGTGCGTGTACCACACTGGGCTACTGAAGGATTTTTTGTAACGATTAATGGCAAGAAACAAGATATCACAACTGAACCGGGAACTTACCTTACCATCAGCCGCAAATGGAAAGATGGTGATCAAGTGGAGTTGCGTATGCCTTTCCATTTTTATTTAGAGCCGGT